In Salisediminibacterium beveridgei, one DNA window encodes the following:
- a CDS encoding DEAD/DEAH box helicase codes for MKDKVASFQKGDNVRQISTGKIGTVNEVLDKGNNIGYRVTFEGKTAVLQEKYLERIIDPEQEIYDDIAMQNLGDFEDYKIFNTWIRLKKPLEGNYYSYLSSKTIFNPFQFKPLIKFLHYQSSERILIADEVGVGKTIETGIILTELLARGRISRKDPVLIVCPNALGPKWQKEMKERFSLDFMLHDSRSLKTAFQNAMDGRFSDYEMFGIVSIQVMRNEDFLKTLEKFDEKKLESVWSLVIVDEAHHMRNLGTKSNSLGKLLSELSDMMIMLSATPLNLRDADFFQIMHILNPDTYPDHNSFEALLEPIKIINQTKHELLLNKTESYSRILDLIQELESMSIGDIVRSNKGVQSLKQQLLREEKIEVEDIVKYEKLLTSLNPLEKSYTRTLKKEAFEQKVVREVSKIPVDMTEDEKKFYNAVIALSEELFLAKGGNVAALGFVTNMPRRMAASCIPATKEYLEWSLDHNIYVTGVPVEQDEEELYEENFDDIGDDSSLHEAILTPALRDKYEELLEIAEAIGEEDSKYDQFKQYLSTLLSSLENKQVIVFSFFIRTLTYLEKRLSEDGFSVNVISGRTPLVNKNNVTGRYEIIDQFKNKEFQILLSSDVGGEGLDFQFCQAMINYDLPYNPMKVEQRIGRIDRFGQTAEKVFIASMYLADTVDERIYELLYQRINIVHDSIGAFEPILSRKLLDFQKDIITGSLSEEQIQNRSHEISISLEKSRLEYDHFEKQRNELLGEEEFQKLITGISEKNDFLNPSDAADLTKIFIDQYGGSYKELDKESGKLKLTDSIIGNLERFTRLPKSEGSINELDPLLHSKSAKTVIFNGSKANDSKHIFLPPAGFWMRFIIHTLENNNQIKRAFSYAIDYEDSFLEAGEYLIPIFEIAVEGIKSEHQLAVVPIDLNQEKVIPCNYIQSTREFSGRYSIIDVEWEFEQELLKELIDKGRIELEAFMNEHVENLRLENDTIVTAHIASLKKGSKGKIDNLLQMLKDHKDRNPGGLNENSKNYIKSLEARIENEAKRTSSRIDLLNEKKDISFSLSIAGVILLQVKEDLS; via the coding sequence TTGAAAGATAAAGTAGCCAGTTTTCAAAAAGGTGATAATGTTCGACAAATCTCAACCGGGAAAATAGGAACAGTGAATGAGGTTCTTGATAAAGGAAACAACATTGGCTATCGGGTTACTTTCGAAGGTAAAACAGCGGTTCTGCAGGAAAAATACTTGGAAAGAATAATTGATCCAGAACAAGAGATTTATGATGACATCGCTATGCAGAATCTGGGTGATTTTGAAGACTACAAAATTTTCAATACTTGGATTCGTTTAAAAAAACCGTTGGAAGGAAATTATTACAGCTATTTAAGCAGCAAGACTATTTTCAACCCATTTCAATTTAAGCCATTAATTAAATTTCTGCATTATCAGTCATCGGAACGGATTTTAATTGCGGATGAAGTGGGCGTTGGTAAAACGATCGAAACAGGAATTATTTTAACTGAATTATTGGCAAGGGGGAGAATTTCAAGAAAAGATCCTGTCCTGATTGTTTGCCCGAATGCATTAGGTCCCAAATGGCAAAAGGAAATGAAAGAACGATTCAGTCTGGATTTCATGTTACATGATAGCCGATCGCTGAAGACAGCATTTCAGAATGCGATGGATGGTCGCTTTTCTGACTATGAAATGTTTGGGATTGTAAGTATTCAAGTGATGCGAAATGAAGATTTTTTAAAAACTCTGGAAAAATTTGATGAAAAGAAATTAGAATCAGTGTGGTCTTTAGTTATTGTCGACGAAGCACATCACATGAGGAATCTAGGAACTAAAAGCAATTCATTGGGTAAGTTATTGAGTGAATTATCAGATATGATGATTATGCTATCCGCAACGCCTTTAAACTTACGTGACGCTGATTTTTTTCAAATTATGCACATTTTGAATCCGGATACTTATCCTGATCATAATTCATTTGAAGCATTACTTGAACCTATAAAAATTATTAACCAAACCAAGCATGAATTATTGTTGAATAAAACAGAAAGCTATTCAAGGATCCTTGATTTGATTCAAGAACTTGAAAGTATGTCAATTGGCGATATCGTAAGATCGAATAAGGGTGTTCAATCATTAAAGCAGCAATTATTGAGAGAAGAAAAAATAGAGGTTGAAGATATTGTCAAGTATGAAAAGCTCTTAACGAGTTTAAATCCCTTGGAAAAATCATATACCAGGACATTGAAAAAGGAAGCTTTTGAACAAAAGGTGGTAAGGGAAGTATCAAAAATACCTGTAGATATGACTGAAGATGAGAAGAAATTTTATAATGCTGTAATTGCACTTTCTGAGGAACTGTTTTTAGCAAAAGGTGGTAATGTAGCTGCACTTGGATTTGTTACGAATATGCCAAGAAGAATGGCAGCAAGCTGTATTCCGGCAACAAAAGAATATTTAGAATGGAGTCTTGATCATAACATATATGTTACTGGAGTACCTGTTGAGCAGGATGAAGAGGAATTGTATGAAGAAAATTTTGATGACATTGGTGACGATTCGAGTCTTCACGAGGCAATTCTAACGCCAGCCCTTCGAGATAAATATGAAGAACTTTTGGAAATTGCCGAGGCAATAGGTGAAGAGGATAGTAAATACGATCAATTCAAACAATACCTCTCAACTTTACTTTCCAGTTTGGAGAATAAACAGGTCATTGTATTCTCGTTTTTTATTCGTACGTTGACCTATCTTGAAAAACGTCTATCAGAGGATGGTTTTTCAGTCAATGTTATCAGTGGTCGAACTCCTCTCGTAAATAAAAACAACGTCACTGGAAGATACGAAATCATAGATCAATTTAAGAACAAAGAATTTCAAATATTGTTATCCAGTGATGTTGGTGGAGAAGGACTTGATTTTCAATTTTGCCAAGCGATGATAAATTATGACCTGCCTTATAATCCAATGAAAGTTGAACAGAGGATTGGTCGTATTGATCGTTTTGGACAGACAGCAGAAAAAGTATTTATAGCAAGTATGTATTTAGCGGATACAGTTGATGAACGTATATATGAATTGTTGTATCAAAGAATCAATATTGTTCATGACAGTATTGGAGCATTTGAACCGATTCTCAGTAGAAAATTATTGGATTTCCAAAAAGATATTATTACTGGGTCATTAAGTGAAGAACAAATACAGAATCGATCACATGAAATCTCCATATCATTGGAGAAGAGCAGGTTGGAATATGATCATTTTGAAAAACAAAGAAATGAACTATTAGGAGAGGAAGAATTCCAAAAGTTAATTACAGGAATCTCTGAAAAAAATGACTTTCTAAATCCATCTGATGCAGCAGATTTAACAAAGATATTTATTGATCAATACGGGGGATCTTATAAAGAATTGGATAAAGAAAGTGGGAAATTGAAGCTGACTGATTCCATTATAGGTAATCTTGAAAGATTCACAAGGCTTCCCAAAAGTGAAGGAAGTATTAATGAACTGGATCCTTTACTACATTCCAAAAGCGCGAAAACGGTCATTTTTAATGGGTCCAAAGCAAACGACAGTAAACATATATTTTTGCCGCCGGCTGGGTTCTGGATGCGATTCATTATACACACATTAGAAAACAACAATCAGATAAAACGTGCTTTCAGTTATGCGATCGATTATGAGGATAGTTTTTTGGAAGCTGGTGAATACTTGATTCCGATCTTTGAAATTGCAGTAGAGGGAATTAAGTCTGAACACCAACTGGCAGTTGTGCCGATTGATTTAAACCAAGAGAAGGTAATCCCGTGCAATTATATTCAATCAACCCGTGAATTTAGTGGGAGATATAGTATTATCGATGTTGAATGGGAGTTTGAACAAGAGCTCTTAAAAGAATTGATTGATAAAGGTCGAATTGAATTGGAGGCGTTTATGAATGAACATGTGGAGAATCTTCGATTGGAGAACGATACAATTGTAACTGCTCATATTGCCTCGCTCAAAAAGGGTTCGAAAGGGAAAATTGATAATTTATTGCAAATGTTAAAGGATCATAAGGACCGTAATCCGGGGGGTTTGAACGAAAATAGTAAGAATTACATTAAATCATTAGAAGCAAGAATTGAAAATGAAGCAAAAAGAACAAGTTCAAGAATAGATTTACTTAACGAAAAAAAGGATATCTCTTTTTCGTTAAGTATAGCAGGTGTCATTTTATTGCAAGTTAAGGAGGACCTTTCATGA
- the dndB gene encoding DNA sulfur modification protein DndB, which yields MKYDFSYSFPAVRGLQAKRQYYIAMCPLKLIPKLFLFDEEEIPVEYRSQRVINRRRIPEISNYILENPDDYVFSSITASIDGDMEFISQGEDANQNVGMLMISMEARFLINDGQHRRAAIEEALNINPELGNETISVVFFEDQGLLRSQQLFSDLNKHAVNTTKSIGILYDSRDHLATITKNIIQENDVLRKLTDLESSSLSKFSPKVFTLSTIHSTNKRILGVKKNDTIAFDSEEFLVSFWDELVHSISEWNAVHNKELSASELRKNYICSYGIVLEAIGMIGHEMFKARPDDWNNRLKGLNKIDWSRNNRTLWLNRVYNQSGRINKNLHSIKLTKNQIKKELDLELNYDELEMEEQFLKEEY from the coding sequence ATGAAGTATGATTTCTCTTATTCATTCCCTGCAGTTCGAGGACTACAGGCAAAGCGCCAATACTATATTGCAATGTGTCCACTTAAATTAATCCCAAAATTGTTCTTATTTGATGAAGAAGAAATCCCTGTTGAATATCGCTCCCAAAGAGTTATTAACAGACGAAGAATACCTGAAATTTCAAATTATATACTTGAGAATCCTGATGATTATGTTTTCAGCTCCATCACAGCAAGCATTGATGGTGACATGGAATTTATCAGCCAGGGAGAAGATGCTAATCAAAATGTAGGAATGCTAATGATAAGTATGGAGGCCAGATTTTTAATCAATGATGGACAGCACCGAAGAGCTGCGATTGAAGAGGCATTGAATATCAATCCGGAACTTGGCAATGAGACTATTTCAGTCGTTTTTTTTGAAGATCAAGGTTTACTGAGGAGCCAGCAGCTATTTTCAGATCTTAATAAGCACGCTGTAAATACAACTAAATCAATTGGCATATTATATGATTCAAGAGATCACTTGGCTACCATTACAAAAAATATTATTCAAGAGAATGATGTTCTACGAAAATTAACTGATCTTGAGAGTTCTTCGCTCTCAAAATTCAGCCCCAAAGTATTTACTCTTAGTACGATCCATTCAACAAATAAGCGGATATTAGGAGTCAAAAAAAATGATACAATAGCATTTGATTCAGAAGAATTCCTGGTTTCATTCTGGGATGAACTGGTTCACTCTATTTCTGAGTGGAATGCAGTTCACAACAAAGAATTATCAGCCAGTGAATTAAGAAAGAATTACATTTGTTCCTATGGTATCGTCCTCGAAGCGATTGGAATGATTGGTCATGAAATGTTCAAAGCCCGTCCTGATGATTGGAATAATAGATTAAAAGGATTAAATAAAATTGACTGGTCGAGAAACAATAGAACGCTTTGGTTAAATCGAGTTTATAATCAGAGTGGGAGAATCAATAAAAATCTCCATTCGATTAAACTAACCAAAAATCAGATAAAAAAAGAATTAGATCTCGAATTAAATTATGATGAATTAGAAATGGAAGAGCAATTCCTTAAGGAGGAATATTAA
- the dndC gene encoding DNA phosphorothioation system sulfurtransferase DndC has translation MDLMYFKDNKKEDLYKQIQQIYTADERPWVIGFSGGKDSTVVVQAIFYALKDLPKNKLTKPVYVISSDTMVENPKIISHIETQLNNMKKAANDLNIPIHVQKVMPNVKDSFWVNLIGKGYPAPRQKFRWCTDRLKIDPANDFILKTVSEFGEAIVVLGVRKSESSTRAQVMNTHKIEGKTLRRHSNLPNSYVFAPIEDFSLGDVWTYLLQVPNPWGSNNHDLLSLYEDSNSGECPLVIDQSTPSCGNSRFGCWVCTVVSEDKSLSGFIDSGKNQEQSNDWLIPLQQFRNWLSENRDIPENREKKRMNGMVYLVGDEDNRRKGLGPYTLEHRQEILQYLLQIEKEIQNPEDPSYELITIDELKEIRRIWFEKGDWNDSLPDIYREVYDTEPDWEIEQSEFMDPNDIKELKSLCDSEGVEFELIQKLVNIENKHYGYKRRHGVLKDINRTLNEEWIHFDKIQGEDYADK, from the coding sequence ATGGATTTGATGTATTTCAAAGACAATAAAAAAGAAGATTTATATAAACAGATTCAACAAATATACACTGCAGATGAACGGCCTTGGGTTATTGGATTTAGTGGAGGAAAAGACTCTACTGTCGTCGTCCAGGCTATATTCTACGCTCTTAAAGATCTTCCAAAGAATAAATTAACCAAACCCGTTTATGTCATTTCATCAGATACAATGGTGGAGAATCCTAAAATTATCAGCCACATCGAAACACAGCTGAATAATATGAAAAAAGCCGCCAACGATCTGAACATCCCCATTCATGTACAAAAAGTTATGCCTAATGTAAAAGATTCTTTTTGGGTTAATCTCATTGGTAAAGGATACCCTGCACCCCGTCAAAAATTCAGGTGGTGTACTGATCGACTTAAAATAGATCCTGCCAATGATTTCATTTTAAAAACCGTTTCGGAATTTGGTGAGGCAATCGTTGTTCTTGGTGTTCGGAAATCCGAAAGCTCAACTCGGGCTCAAGTCATGAACACGCACAAAATTGAAGGTAAGACACTCAGACGGCATTCAAATTTACCTAATTCATATGTGTTTGCTCCGATTGAAGATTTTTCACTTGGTGACGTTTGGACATACCTACTGCAAGTACCGAACCCTTGGGGAAGCAACAATCATGACTTACTGTCCCTCTATGAAGACAGCAATTCAGGCGAGTGCCCACTTGTAATTGATCAATCCACTCCCAGCTGTGGTAACAGCCGCTTTGGCTGCTGGGTCTGTACTGTTGTATCAGAAGATAAATCACTCAGCGGATTTATTGACTCCGGAAAAAATCAAGAACAATCAAACGACTGGCTCATACCATTACAACAATTCAGAAATTGGTTATCAGAGAACAGGGATATTCCTGAGAATCGTGAGAAAAAGCGCATGAATGGCATGGTTTATTTAGTCGGGGATGAAGACAATCGAAGAAAAGGACTCGGACCTTACACATTGGAACACCGCCAGGAAATTCTTCAGTATTTATTACAAATTGAAAAAGAAATCCAGAACCCTGAAGACCCTTCATATGAACTCATTACAATCGATGAACTAAAGGAAATTCGCAGAATATGGTTTGAGAAGGGCGATTGGAACGATTCCTTACCGGATATATACAGAGAAGTATACGACACTGAGCCAGATTGGGAAATTGAACAAAGCGAATTCATGGACCCAAATGATATTAAAGAACTTAAATCACTTTGTGATTCAGAGGGTGTTGAATTTGAATTAATTCAAAAACTTGTAAACATTGAAAACAAACATTATGGCTATAAGAGAAGACACGGTGTACTAAAAGACATCAACCGTACGTTAAATGAAGAATGGATCCACTTTGATAAAATTCAAGGAGAAGACTATGCAGATAAATAA
- the dndD gene encoding DNA sulfur modification protein DndD: MQINNITLKNFGIYYGENQFDFDKSESDQNITLIGGKNGSGKTTLLSAIKIALYGPLFLGYKSANQEYLNYVESKMNSYAIEEGNTNSKIILNFQFRDKGELIKFRIERSWNLNHNGLKENYLVYRNSQLLGSREIEDFLQYLKRYLPPTLFDFFFFDGERVHQYVLDSKFEENIKEAFMTLFNLDLFENLNSDLHKYLRQENIFKSLTDEQRKYTSLDMEIEAKKQSIRSLENRVSELKNERKNINVMMEELEQEFSAHGGIVAEERQTLTQKIAEYELKKKELSESIKSDAAHIIPLKLVEKLLQKTQNQVSQEEEVEKFNKLQSDISEENIHRMIKSLTPTFSIENENSENPEKELANALSKEFNQSLKPKGMNIDSFKPIHNMNKEQKEALHEWLKKVNQFDGNSVKERFNDISKYINEIYETRKNIEHSIEDQSLKDIMHKINENTKKVEQINYEITGNEEKIRNGKQHLNELTYEIEKISKKVHQAKKDENIFEVTQKINTVLSKYKQNQVEKYLDSVEKYFLQMFNSLMRKGQFLESFKIDPNSFNIKMKNHTGNSIFKHSFSAGETQLFFLTLLWSLLKASGQKIPLVLDTLFARLDKTHKENLINIFLPVASEQVIILSTDTEIDEYYHEMLKPYVKDEYSLIYNRTTNDVSIVNDYIIERGGDYHVISTKNS; the protein is encoded by the coding sequence ATGCAGATAAATAATATAACTCTTAAAAATTTTGGAATATACTATGGTGAAAATCAATTTGATTTTGACAAATCTGAATCAGATCAGAATATTACCCTTATCGGGGGGAAAAACGGGTCAGGCAAAACTACTTTGCTGAGTGCGATTAAAATCGCACTCTATGGCCCTCTTTTTTTGGGATATAAATCAGCCAATCAAGAATACCTCAACTATGTGGAAAGTAAAATGAATTCCTATGCTATAGAAGAAGGAAATACGAACTCCAAAATCATTCTCAACTTTCAATTCAGAGACAAGGGTGAACTGATTAAATTTCGTATTGAACGATCTTGGAATTTAAATCATAACGGATTAAAGGAGAATTATTTAGTCTATAGAAATAGTCAATTGCTTGGTTCTAGAGAAATCGAAGATTTTCTTCAATACTTGAAAAGGTATCTGCCTCCTACTTTATTTGATTTCTTCTTCTTCGATGGAGAAAGAGTTCACCAATATGTTCTGGACAGTAAATTCGAAGAAAATATAAAAGAAGCATTTATGACTCTTTTTAATCTTGATTTATTCGAAAATCTGAACAGTGATCTCCATAAGTATTTACGTCAAGAAAATATTTTTAAATCATTAACAGATGAACAACGAAAATATACTTCTCTGGACATGGAAATCGAAGCGAAAAAACAATCAATTCGATCCCTTGAGAATCGAGTATCAGAACTTAAAAATGAAAGAAAGAATATTAATGTAATGATGGAAGAACTGGAACAGGAATTCTCTGCTCACGGTGGAATCGTTGCTGAAGAAAGACAAACATTAACCCAAAAAATTGCAGAATATGAACTGAAGAAAAAAGAGCTTTCCGAAAGTATTAAATCAGATGCAGCTCATATTATCCCTCTCAAATTAGTTGAAAAATTATTACAAAAAACCCAAAATCAAGTCTCGCAAGAAGAAGAAGTGGAAAAATTTAATAAACTTCAGTCTGATATTTCCGAGGAAAATATCCACCGGATGATTAAATCTTTAACACCTACATTCTCAATTGAGAACGAAAACTCTGAAAACCCTGAAAAAGAACTAGCTAATGCACTTTCTAAAGAATTTAATCAGTCATTAAAGCCAAAAGGAATGAACATAGATTCTTTCAAGCCTATTCACAATATGAACAAAGAACAAAAAGAAGCCCTTCATGAATGGTTGAAAAAAGTAAATCAATTTGATGGTAATTCAGTTAAAGAAAGATTCAATGACATTTCCAAATATATTAATGAAATCTATGAAACTAGAAAAAATATCGAACATAGCATTGAAGACCAGTCATTAAAAGACATTATGCATAAGATTAACGAAAACACCAAGAAGGTCGAACAAATTAATTACGAGATCACTGGCAATGAAGAGAAGATCCGTAATGGGAAACAACATCTGAATGAATTAACTTATGAAATCGAAAAAATTTCTAAGAAAGTGCATCAGGCTAAGAAGGATGAAAATATATTTGAAGTAACTCAAAAAATAAATACGGTTCTATCAAAATACAAACAAAATCAAGTGGAAAAATATCTTGATTCAGTTGAAAAGTACTTCTTACAAATGTTCAATTCGCTTATGAGAAAAGGCCAATTTCTAGAATCTTTTAAAATTGATCCAAATTCATTTAACATTAAAATGAAAAATCATACAGGTAACTCGATATTCAAACACTCATTTTCAGCTGGTGAAACGCAATTATTCTTTCTGACACTTTTGTGGTCACTGTTGAAAGCTTCAGGTCAAAAAATACCACTTGTCCTGGATACTTTATTTGCACGTTTAGATAAAACACATAAAGAAAATCTCATAAATATTTTCCTACCCGTAGCCAGCGAGCAAGTAATTATTCTGTCTACAGATACTGAAATAGATGAATATTATCACGAAATGCTTAAACCTTATGTAAAAGATGAATACTCACTAATTTATAATCGTACAACAAACGATGTAAGTATAGTTAATGATTATATTATTGAGAGAGGCGGGGATTATCATGTTATTTCGACTAAAAACAGCTGA
- a CDS encoding DndE family protein gives MLFRLKTAERTQMILENLYSSTHLTPNILSRIAISLSLLDENTDIENMNYDSRGIEFNRNTLTGDLDFIYKSLISQSLQREITDEEYFPTLIKKHLDRGARLLENEYKYSGNYEKFLSSIASLDIEVLR, from the coding sequence ATGTTATTTCGACTAAAAACAGCTGAAAGAACCCAAATGATACTCGAAAATTTATATAGCAGTACTCATTTGACTCCAAATATACTCTCGCGAATTGCTATCTCCCTCTCCTTACTGGACGAAAATACAGATATAGAAAATATGAACTATGATAGCCGCGGAATTGAATTTAACAGAAATACCTTAACTGGGGATTTGGATTTCATTTATAAATCATTGATTTCTCAGTCGTTACAAAGAGAAATTACTGACGAAGAATATTTCCCCACATTGATCAAAAAACATCTTGATCGTGGAGCGCGCTTACTGGAAAATGAATATAAATATTCAGGGAACTACGAAAAATTCCTTAGCTCAATTGCGAGCTTGGATATTGAGGTGTTGAGATGA
- a CDS encoding cysteine desulfurase family protein, protein MIYFDNSSTTPLHPEVKEAMWPYINEEFGNPSSKYYTLAENAKNAVEESRQQISSLIGSQSSEIIFTSCSTESNNFILKGIANDHQKTGRHIITSKVEHKSVLDTCEYLNNNGFEVEYLDVNEFGQVSSDTLVSSIREDTILVSLIWGNNEIGSLNDIEELAKCTKKNNPNTFFHTDATQVLGKVSVDLNKSGNIDFLSGSGHKLFGPKGIGICYIKKQPEGHRTKITPLLHGGDQEFGYRAGTLSVHNIVGMGKASEIAKKEMKQNNEFLSKLDIQIKDSLTKQFDHITFNTPDENKIPGVLNFTIPGANNELIIRALKNDFAISTGSACSLNEPSYVLSAIGLNAVQVSNSFRISLSKFNKTDEINQFISKMDKTINMYSI, encoded by the coding sequence ATGATTTATTTCGATAACAGTTCCACTACCCCCCTTCATCCAGAGGTCAAAGAAGCGATGTGGCCTTATATAAATGAGGAATTTGGCAATCCATCTTCTAAATATTATACGCTCGCTGAGAACGCTAAAAACGCTGTTGAAGAATCCAGACAACAAATCAGTTCGTTAATTGGTTCTCAGTCATCGGAGATTATTTTCACCAGTTGTTCTACAGAAAGCAATAATTTCATATTAAAAGGAATAGCTAATGATCACCAAAAAACAGGCCGACATATCATTACAAGTAAAGTTGAGCATAAATCCGTATTGGATACTTGTGAATACCTCAATAATAATGGCTTCGAAGTAGAATATCTGGATGTTAATGAATTCGGCCAGGTTAGCTCTGATACACTAGTCAGCTCAATTAGAGAGGATACCATTCTCGTTTCACTCATTTGGGGAAATAATGAAATTGGTTCTCTGAATGATATTGAGGAGCTGGCTAAATGCACAAAAAAAAATAACCCCAACACTTTTTTTCATACGGATGCAACTCAAGTTCTTGGCAAGGTATCGGTTGATTTGAATAAATCAGGTAATATCGATTTCTTATCCGGCTCCGGTCATAAACTCTTCGGTCCAAAAGGAATTGGAATATGCTACATCAAAAAGCAACCTGAAGGTCATCGTACAAAGATCACCCCCCTGCTGCATGGGGGTGACCAAGAGTTTGGCTATCGTGCGGGTACATTAAGTGTCCATAACATAGTAGGTATGGGCAAAGCATCCGAAATTGCTAAAAAAGAAATGAAGCAGAATAATGAATTTCTTTCAAAATTAGATATTCAAATCAAAGACAGCCTAACCAAGCAATTTGATCACATAACATTTAATACACCTGATGAAAACAAAATACCTGGCGTGCTAAACTTCACGATTCCCGGTGCAAATAATGAATTAATTATTCGTGCCCTGAAAAATGATTTTGCCATTTCCACCGGTTCAGCTTGCTCTTTAAACGAACCGTCTTACGTTCTAAGTGCAATTGGTTTAAATGCTGTTCAGGTTAGTAATTCATTTAGAATATCACTGTCTAAGTTTAATAAGACAGACGAAATTAATCAATTCATCAGTAAAATGGATAAAACAATTAATATGTATTCAATTTGA
- a CDS encoding DNA modification system-associated small protein produces MMNPKEKEILKKVAQKHNIPESVFEKILTEGQKLSYSDKSNRVRQDELLKEITFYFNNSEW; encoded by the coding sequence ATGATGAATCCAAAAGAAAAAGAAATCTTAAAAAAAGTAGCTCAGAAACATAATATCCCCGAGAGTGTATTTGAGAAGATCTTGACTGAGGGTCAAAAATTATCATATAGCGATAAAAGTAATAGAGTCAGACAGGATGAGTTACTGAAAGAAATCACTTTTTATTTTAATAACTCAGAATGGTGA